Proteins from a genomic interval of Pecten maximus chromosome 13, xPecMax1.1, whole genome shotgun sequence:
- the LOC117341071 gene encoding titin-like, producing MSDDICNDDVIQVTIHELSLEDNDHLLIYDGRHKYEPVLANLSGHGEPRVIIASGTAVVIMFNTDDTLPGRGFKLSFIRRKGTPSLPDPVTIKVTETMAEMSVDFLSGIPHNAVFWSKDGVIVQQDDKHTLTVTPAEVSVESEHGINVDGFRASLLIKKLEPRDFGMYKVAVGNRFGISGRGCFLRRRLFAPVIHNYTVFENNATIMVTFSSYPDFEVKWYKTHRINTTGSDVRITTERAENQHIGNENEAIFISILSPETPTQPDYGDYTCIISNDVGTAEVSIYIGFPKTEIPKVLPSSVELKDAGIILRVNFDSNIAYPTATWYHGNVRLETSYKYRSGLTWEGIPSSDWIANGYPSVLHSEVVQLITERRENGRNITGNYIYPSIGGSRSSTQRDANYTAFLTISEVTADDLGLYRVVLKNDAGLANHVIDVTTIEVFPYATCDQLETIQLECNVTSCSGVTLSWIHSVGGDVIRHLPGHQDGSINTLTIPMCMYSDAGTYKCVGTDKQTGSDVAIRFDKTVLTVRAIPVILESSVDIQNGGILLEVPFFSNPPHRLVTWYQNGNKLISFYNKVIATVSGDVKLPMHGKTGNQKGHVTSMGVDLPNVDDYGMYKIAISNEMGNSEHIIHVQNPEYARPVTSSDVSVSFTENSALLNVTFSSYYRNFSVKWYFRGQHVQGGHSVNKYVIQTDPSANIPDLNPLVRTKITKSTTLTVTCLSEGDYGIYDVVVSNKAGHTTIPVRLTAQEQGAPLIIGDMVADVTHSTAELSATFHSSSGYRLVKWLKGDNEITNDSVKYNIVNEDVDIKISYNGETMEETGTITRLSVTSLEDPDYGLYTVQIYNDIGMTDRSVTLDEECT from the exons ATGTCTGATGACATATgcaatgatgacgtcatacaagtAACTATTCACGAGTTATCATTAGAGGACAATGATCACCTTCTGATATACGATG GCAGACACAAGTATGAACCAGTGTTAGCCAATTTATCCGGACATGGGGAACCACGAGTGATCATTGCGTCCGGAACTGCAGTCGTTATCATGTTTAATACGGACGATACATTACCAGGACGAGGCTTTAAGCTGTCGTTCATCCGAAGGAAGG GGACTCCCTCACTGCCCGATCCAGTCACCATCAAAGTAACAGAGACCATGGCGGAGATGTCTGTTGATTTCCTATCGGGTATCCCACATAACGCGGTGTTCTGGAGTAAAGATGGCGTCATCGTTCAACAGGACGACAAACATACACTCACTGTGACCCCGGCTGAGGTCAGCGTCGAGTCGGAACATGGCATCAATGTGGACGGGTTCAGAGCCTCGCTCCTGATCAAAAAACTAGAACCACGTGACTTTGGCATGTACAAAGTGGCTGTCGGAAATCGGTTCGGAATAAGTGGAAGGGGGTGCTTTCTCCGACGGAGACTATTTG CTCCAGTCATACATAACTATACTGTGTTTGAAAACAATGCTACAATAATGGTGACGTTTTCCTCATATCCAGACTTCGAG GTCAAATGGTACAAGACCCACCGTATCAATACAACCGGAAGTGACGTTCGAATAACCACAGAGCGCGCTGAAAACCAGCATATTGGTAACGAAAACGAGgctatatttatatctatactaAGTCCGGAAACACCAACACAACCTGACTACGGAGATTACACGTGTATCATAAGTAACGACGTCGGGACAGCAGAAGTCTCCATCTATATAGGATTTCCCAAAACAG AAATTCCAAAGGTTTTGCCTTCGTCTGTAGAATTGAAAGATGCAGGAATCATTTTGAGGGTGAACTTTGACTCCAATATTGCATATCCAACGGCAACTTGGTACCATGGCAACGTGCGATTGGAAACATCTTACAAATACAGATCGGGATTGACTTGGGAAGGAATCCCCTCGTCGGACTGGATCGCGAACGGCTATCCATCAGTTCTACATTCCGAGGTGGTTCAACTTATCACAGAGAGACGGGAAAATGGCCGTAACATTACAGGCAACTACATTTATCCGTCAATCGGCGGTTCCAGATCGTCAACCCAGCGTGACGCTAATTATACCGCATTCCTAACTATCTCTGAGGTAACAGCTGACGACTTGGGTCTCTACAGAGTTGTCCTGAAGAATGACGCCGGGTTAGCAAATCACGTCATTGACGTCACTACAATTGAGG TTTTCCCTTATGCAACCTGTGATCAGTTGGAAACCATCCAACTGGAGTGTAACGTCACTTCCTGTTCTGGAGTTACTCTATCATGGATCCATTCTGTTGGTggtgacgtcatcagacatcTTCCTGGTCATCAAGATGGATCAATCAACACACTTACAATACCTATGTGCATGTACTCGGACGCAGGCACCTACAAATGTGTTGGAACAGACAAACAAACCGGAAGTGACGTAGCGATTAGATTTGACAAAACTGTTCTTACTGTTAGAG CCATTCCAGTTATTCTGGAATCAAGTGTCGACATCCAAAATGGCGGTATACTTTTAGAGGTTCCATTCTTTTCAAATCCTCCACATCGCCTGGTCACGTGGTATCAAAATGGTAACAAGCTcatttcattttacaacaaagTTATAGCAACAGTATCAGGTGACGTGAAACTGCCAATGCACGGGAAGACAGGAAACCAGAAAGGTCACGTGACTTCAATGGGTGTGGACTTGCCAAATGTAGACGATTATGGGATGTATAAGATAGCAATTTCAAACGAAATGGGAAACTCCGAGCATATTATCCATGTTCAAAACCCAGAGTATG CCAGACCGGTAACTTCCAGTGACGTCAGCGTTTCCTTTACTGAAAACTCGGCTCTCCTTAACGTGACTTTCTCATCATATTATCGTAACTTCAGTGTGAAGTGGTACTTCAGAGGTCAACATGTCCAGGGAGGTCACTCCGTCAATAAGTACGTCATACAGACTGACCCTTCCGCCAACATACCCGACCTTAACCCTTTGGTACGAACAAAAATCACCAAGTCCACCACTCTGACGGTCACGTGTTTATCAGAGGGGGATTATGGGATATATGATGTCGTCGTGTCAAACAAGGCGGGGCATACAACGATTCCAGTTCGGTTAACTGCCCAGGAACAAG GTGCTCCTTTGATAATTGGGGACATGGTTGCCGACGTCACACATTCCACAGCAGAATTATCTGCGACTTTCCATTCCTCCTCGGGCTACAGACTCGTAAAATggttaaagggagataatgaaATAACCAACGACTCGGTAAAGTATAACATCGTAAATGAGGACGTCGACATCAAGATCTCGTACAACGGAGAAACGATGGAGGAGACTGGAACCATAACGAGGCTGAGTGTGACGTCACTCGAGGACCCGGATTATGGACTCTACACAGTGCAGATCTACAACGACATCGGGATGACCGACAGATCAGTGACACTGGACGAAG AATGTACGTAA